CTCACGCATATCTGATTCTTGGGTCGAGTGCCGCATAGAGCATGTCGACCACAAGATTGCACACCACGAATACCAGCACGAGAATCGTCACGATGGAAACGACCAGCGGACCCTCGCCTCGTAGGATTGCCTGGTACAGAGTGTTTCCCACACCTTGAATATTGAAGATTCTCTCTGTAATCATGGCACCAGCCATCAGAGAGCCGATATCGGTTCCTAGATAGGTAACGACTGGAATCAGCGAGTTTCTCAATATATGACGCATGATGACCGAACGGTTCGACATGCCTTTGGCACGAGCAGTGCGTACATAATCCTCACTGATATTCGAAGAAACCTCGGTGCGGGCAAGTCTGATGATATATGCCATGGAGACGCTTCCCAGCACCATTGCTGGCATCAGCAGGTCAAGGAATCCAGGGGAACCTCCCGCCGTTACAGGAAGAATCCGCCATTTCACACCAATGAAGTATTGCATCACGAAGCCGGTGACGAATGTCGGCACGGAAATCAGCAACAGCGACACGATAAGAATCACTGAATCGTACCATGTGCCCTTTTTGAGTCCTGACACGACACCGAATATAACGCCAAAAATACCCTCAAAGACAAAAGCCATCAGTGCGAGCCGGATGGTTACCGGGAATGCTCGACCAATGACGGCTATCACAGGCTGACCAGAGAATGTCATGCCAAAATTGAGGCTCATCGCATTCTTCAGGAACAGCAGATATTGAATTATGAACGGTTTATCAAGATTATATTCGGCACGAATCTGTGCAGCGACTGCAAGGTTTACGGGTCTGGAGCCGAACATGGCTCGTACCGGATCACCTGGAAGCGCAAAGACCAACGCATATATCAACAATGTTGTACCGAGAACAACAGGAATCATCTGCAACACTCTTCTGAGCAGATACTTACCCATCGGCCATCTCCTTTATCTATGTAAGACCCGACCTCATCGTCTGCATTGTGCGCTGCACTATACGCTGCCATAGGCATTCAACGACAGTGCAAGCATTCATCAACAACAATTCAGGCCGCATAAATGGAGGAAAGGCACACGTATATGATGCCTTTCCTCCATATGCTTTCTAGAAGGTCGTAAACCTTACTTGGTCAGGTTCTGATAGACAGGAACGTTCTTCCAGTTGAGAACGAATCCCTTCACACCCTTCGCTGCAACACCTGCCGCATTGCTGTAATAGAGCGGCACTGCAGGCAGATCCTTGAGCAAGAGTTCCTCGGCCTGCTGATAGTCCTTGTTTGCATCAGCGGTCGTGGATGCCTCATCTGCCTTGGCAAGCAAGGCATCGAATGCAGGGTTCTTGTAGTCGCCATCGTTGGAACCGTTGCCATCAGCAGCTGCACTTGAATACAGCGGCGTGAGGTAGTCTTCTGCGGATGGGTAGTCTGCCTGCCAGCCGGTACGGAAGGCCGAAGTTACCTTACGGTCACTGATAGCCTGACGGAAGGCGCTGAAGGTTGCGTAAGGGTTGGTCTGCGCATCAATGCCAAGCGTGTTCTTCACGGAATTGGCAATGGCATCGTATACAGGCTTTGCACCACCATCTGCATTGTATGCAAAGGTGAGCTTGTCAGAAGCGCCCCACGGAGCGATGGCATTGGCTTCCTTCCAAAGCTTCTTGGCTTCGGTTGGATTGTAGCTCAGGACGTCCTTGCCGGTGAGCGAGTCTGAATATCCTGGGGTCACTGGTGAGGTGTAATCGACTGCAGGAGTTCCGACACCACCGAGGACCTTCTTGACGATGGTCTTGCGA
This Bifidobacterium sp. WK041_4_12 DNA region includes the following protein-coding sequences:
- a CDS encoding ABC transporter permease codes for the protein MGKYLLRRVLQMIPVVLGTTLLIYALVFALPGDPVRAMFGSRPVNLAVAAQIRAEYNLDKPFIIQYLLFLKNAMSLNFGMTFSGQPVIAVIGRAFPVTIRLALMAFVFEGIFGVIFGVVSGLKKGTWYDSVILIVSLLLISVPTFVTGFVMQYFIGVKWRILPVTAGGSPGFLDLLMPAMVLGSVSMAYIIRLARTEVSSNISEDYVRTARAKGMSNRSVIMRHILRNSLIPVVTYLGTDIGSLMAGAMITERIFNIQGVGNTLYQAILRGEGPLVVSIVTILVLVFVVCNLVVDMLYAALDPRIRYA